GAATGATCCAAAAGTTGAGAGATTCTTGTTGTAAGTGAGGTCCGGCTGATCGAAATGTAGTTCTAATATCCAGCACCTTGGGTCCGCATTTGTGCCACAGGTGGGCCCCATCCGTACTTAAAGGGAGAGTGACAAAGGGATTGTCCTGTAAGCGAGTAGGCTGAGAAAGGCTACTTGGAGATCATTTTCAGGAACCTCAACGCACAGGTGAGGTTCCAGCTCGGGATCAAGGTTGAGAAGTTCAGACAAACGGTGGAAGGGCATCGGCCACGAGCTCCTCAGAGTTGAGGGATCCACGAGCGACCTAAAGGTGACGGCAGTACTGAAACCTACATCGTTTGTTTATCCCTATGAGAGTGTGAGGTGAGCATCATGGCACAAACGCACACAAGAAAAAGACAGGACTTTATCCGGGTTCCTTCTGTGGTTCATCCTGCTCGTGATTCCTCTTTCACCTGCCCCAGATGTCAGGGACTGTTCGTTCGAGTATTTTGCATGGACATATACGACGGCACTGGAGAAAATGGGTTTTGGGCCCTTCGGTGTCTTCAGTGTGGAGAACTTATTGACCCCCGGATTCTCCAACATCGTATCTTGATACCCCCGTCAGTCCAAAGGTGACGTTCCCATCAGCAACCCCCCATGCCCCTGTCCTAATCAGCAACATTCGAGGCTTTGTTTTACACAATCCGAGGGCCGAACGCATTGTGCATGGATGCGACGGAAGATCATCCTGAATGTCGGCAACGACGAGCCCACCACCACTTAATGTGGTTAAACGACTTCCCGGTCGATGAGGACAAACATGCAACAGATCTTGGCGTTCCGCTGAAAGAGGTCGGCTCAAAATCCGATTCCCGTCGTGGAAGCGGATAGGCTGCGCCAAGCGGTTTCCGGATCAATTTTTCAAGCTGAGCAATTTTGACCAGACCGGTGCCGGTCTTCACGCCATAATAATCAATCCCCGGGAGAAGATAAGATACCAGGATGTAATTTCGGAATGACAACTGAACGATCATTCTTTCACACGGCGGGGAGAAACCCATGCACCCAGGATCCACTGAAAGAGCAATGGATGCCGCGACGGATGATCGGATTCAACGAGTGCAGGCATAACTCACAGGCACCATAAAGGAGATACCATGATCATGGCCCCGGAAACGCTTAAGCCACGCGTCTGGAACGCACGGACCGTGCGGGATATCCGACCGCTCCCTGAACATGCATATGGTCCTGTGGGAGGGGTATGTCAGCGCCACCAATGCCTTGAATGAACATCTTTTCGATCTCATAAATGATGGCAAGCTGGTTCATGAAGAAATGCCGGCCTATTCCGAACTGGCCAGACGGCTGGGCGGAGTGCAACCTGAACTCGGTGAGTCCACGTTTTTCCAAGCGTTGGATGAGTCATCATGAACATGGGGCGGTGGCGGGGTTCATTTCGATCCTCGTCATGGATGGGTGGGGAACGCCTAACTTCTCGATTGCCAGATTTCCGAAAGAGGGTCCATAACCGAGTGTTGGCCTAATATCGATTGACAGTTAATGGAGAAGCGGTTGCAGCATTGTGGGAGGATGAAAAAAGGCCTTGGGGGACATGTACCCGGTAGAAGAGAACCGTCGGCACGCCCCGAAAGGAGGAATCCGTGGAAAAGGATGGAATCGGGAAAGAAACTATCGGGCTGACTGAGATGAAGACGCCCCGGGCTCGGGAACGAAAAGGGCTTAAAAATAGCACCATAACATCTGGATTTAAGGACAAGGCGAACATGGTGGTCAAGTTGCTCAATGAAGCACTCGCCACAGAGATCGTTTGCGTCCTTCGCTATAAGCGCCATTATTTTATGGCAGCCGGGATTAGTTCATTCAGCGCGAAGGCTGAGTTTCTCCAACACGCCCTGGAGGAACAAGCCCATGCCGATCAATTGGCCGAACGCATTGTTCAAATCGGGGGAGAACCGAACCTGGCTCCCGAAGGGTTCCTGAACCGGAGTTACCCGGAATATGTCGAAGGAGAGTCATTGAGGGAGATGATCACGAAAGACCTAATAGCCAAACGGATGGCAATCAACAGCTATCGGGCTTGGGTCGCCTCTATCGGCGCTTATGATCCCACGACCTGCAAAATATTGGAAGGGATCCTTGCCCAAGAAGAAGAACATGCAGAGGACAGGGCGAGTCTCCTGAAGATATTGGGCCCTGAAGTGATGTCTCATCGACCGACCCGCTAAGCCGGCAGGAGAACACGGTTCATGAGGGGAAATGGTTCTCGTACTACGCAGATGGCAGGGAAACCGGAGTACGAAGGCCTCAGAGTTGGGAAGCCTGGCTAGCATGGAAACGAGCTTTAAAGCCAAGACCGGTACCATCAAAACACAAAGGGATTTATTTTCAATTTTTCTTACCTGCCTGAAGGGAGGCCTATTTGCAAACGTGTACCCTTCCAGTCAATGGTGTGATTTCGAATCCGGAGGACTTTAAGGAATGTATTTCGGCCAATTTCTCATTTTTTCTGGGACGTTCATCCAGCCTTATCCGACGAATTTTACAAGAACTAGGCCAATGGACCCACAATACTGGACATGAAAAATTGCTTCTCAGACTGTCTTTTGAGCTGGTTGACGGTTCATTGAGTATTGCCCATCTCAATTGCCATGCCGGCCATCCTTGTTGTTGGATGGCTTTATTTCGGAATTCTTTGGAAGGTCCCAGGAAATAAAACCCTCTGCGGCTTCCAATCCCATCATGTAAGCCCTTAACCATACCACGCCAACCCTGCGTCGGTTCACCTTCCATACACACCTGCGGAATGAGTACCTCGTGCTGGTCCCCCTTCTGCAGTTCTGTGCCCAGGATCTTGCGGAATTTCAGGACCTGGACATGACACAAAAATTGGGCGTTCTCGCCAAGATCCAATCTACCCTCGAGTCGGGCGGTCCCGACTGATACGCGGCTAAGTTCATCGTTGACTCTTCCATGACACAAGGACGTCTCCTTGAGTTGGTAGACAAGCCTTTGCGGGACTCTCCGGATATCTGAAGCTTCGATAGAGAAGCGTAGCGAGGGACGAGGCAAGATATGTAGTAAGCCAAACTACTTGTGTTGTCCAGAATGAAAGCTCGCCGATTTCAAGTTGAGTGAGACTAAGCCGGCTGCGGAAAGAATTTCCCCCATGTGAGCAATTTGGAACAGACGGCGAGCGGTCGCTGGTTTATCATGCAAGTGATTGCCATGGAATCCGTGGCAGAGCGAACGTGGCTGGTTTAACAATGAATAAATCTTTGGAGGCCTACGACAGAACCCTAATGACGATTATGTTCAAGCAATGTTATCGCTGTCGGCTCATCTATGACCACGAGGAAGCCCCAACGCCATCAGGCAATATCAGTCATGGGCTCTGCGGGCGTTGCCTTCCAAAAGAAAGGGAACGCCTTGGTCTCCAGATCAAGTAGGAGTTGGGTTTGCCCTTAGGTCTCTCATAAGAAGCAACCATGGAGCTGATGCACCCAACGCACGCTTCTCGGATCACCGAGCACAGTTGACGGGACATGAAATCTGCGATCTGTGTGCAATATTGACCAGACGACACATCATGTAGGTGTTAACGTTAAGAAGTTCGGGAAGGAGAATTATTTACCAAGCAGAACATGTTCTGCTTGCGCATGAGGTGCTTGAGGCGCCGATGCATGCATTTCAAAGGAGGTTCGTGATGAACGTCTGTAAAGTACTTGGTGGAGTCGCATGTGTGAGTTTGTTGCTGGGAACGGGAGCCTTGGCTGAGATGGTGGGGGGTGAGCCTGGAACATCGATCAATCCCAAAGAGAATGTGCCAAATGAGATTCAACGATCCACTCCGAGTGGAGGAGACTTTGGAAAGAGCGGCTCAGGTCCCGGTGATCGAAGTGACGCCCTATCAGGCATGGAAAGGGAGAAGGCTGTGGATGTCACTGAACAAGGGTTGGAACAAAACGCCGAAAAGACTCATGAGGGTGGAGCCGCGGTGGCCGCCGAAGAACTTCAAGAGAAGGGCGATCAATCAGACAAAGATATTGCTGCTCAAAGCTCTCATAAAGACATGAAGAAAAAGCTCCCAAAGAAAGAGCTGGAACAGGCCGATCCTTCCGTGAAGGAGTAAAGCGGGCTGGAAGTCAAAATGAACGCCTACGCCAGCCTGCCTGTCAATCGGGCAGGTTGGGCTATCTGCCGACAATCAGTTGGCGATCCATAAATCACCTCCAGGATGCGACATCCCGGCCATTTCGGTTGTGTCAACTAGTGCCAGCACTTCCTCTCAGAATGTAGTCCGAACGCCCTCTTTCCGTGACCTCGGGGACCTGCTTCAAAAAGTTGGTTGGCGACCGTCCCTCCTCCACACTTCTAACATGTAAAATGGCGTGGGCGCTCCTATGTCGGTGCCCTTCTTGATCCTTTCTGCCGCGATCCATTCCCCAGTCTCCACTGGTTACCCAAGATTTTGGCTGGAGGCCTGCCATCTCTTTTGTGTTGAACACGGATGGACCCAGGATCCTGATTCTTCACCGTGAGCAATAGTGAACAGACAAAAAGAGCTGGGGTTGATAGGGTTCCGGCCGTTCGTGGCATGTATCATACGCAGTTAACCATCATTGGAAAACGGAGGTGCACATGAACACCATACTCCTCGTTATCCTGATCCTACTCCTTCTTGGCGCGTTGCCGACCTGGCCTCATAGTGCGAACTGGGGTTATGGCCCCAGCGGAGGGTTAGGGTTGGTCCTCTTGATTTTGGTTATTCTGTGGTTGACGGGCCGGCTGTAAGGTCTAGGAAACCATCATCCCAACCCGAATGACGCTCATCCGAGCAGAGGGAGAAGTTTTTTGATTCGGATTTCACGCATGGCGGTGTCGGTTCGGTGGAGCCCAACGAGTCGGTTTTCGGCGGCATCCATATTTAATCCCGCTAGATTGATTAATTTCGATCAGTATTTGTGGGTGTTCGTGCCAGACTGCATTCCTTTAGATTGGATGGGACCAGTGTTTTGTCGGGCCGAAACCTGATTTATCTAGGTGTCTCTCGTCGAATATAAAGGGAATGCTCTCATGACGAAAATGGTTTTGATGTTCTTCTTATTTATGGCCATGATGGCCCATGGAGCAACAGAAGGGGAATTGCAGATACAGGATCATCGTTTTACCCCGTGCCCAGACAGCCCTAATTGCGTCTCTACACTTAGTGACACTGAGGAGCATGGCATAGCACCTTATCGCTATGAGAAGACGCTGGCTGAGGCCAAAGCGGTGTTGAAACAGGTTGTCGGTGAATTGAGTCGCACCGAGTTGGTTCAGGAAGAGGAGGTCTACCTTCATTACGCAGTCCGAAGTTTTCTGTTTCGCTTTGTTGATGATGTCGAATTTCTGTTTGAAGACGCCACAAAGACTATTCATTTCCGGTCGGCATCACGGGTGGGCTACTCCGATTTGGGTGTCAACCGCAAGCGAATGGAGGAAGTTCGAAGTCTGCTGGAGGGCCGGATCTAGCCACGTGTGGGCTCATGGAAACAATCCTCAACTTCTGGAAGGAAGGGGAAAAACAATTTTTTTCGCCAAATCAGCGTCCCGGCTCGTCATAACGCGACGACACTGTGGTCGTTCGCCCAGTGAGCAATATTGACCAGACATCGTCCAACCTTTCGTCCACAGTGACCCATTACAGGGACCGATGGAGACCGTACCCAGCGATAACGGAAGTGAGAAACACATGAACGCAGATCAAATCAAAGGAAAATGGAGGCAGTTCAAAGGTGAACTCAAGCAGCAGTATGGCAAGTTTATCGATGATGCCATGCAGCAGATCGAAGGAATTGACGATATGGTCTTCGGTAAGGTGCAAGAGCGGTACGGTGACGGAAAAGATGAATTCATGAAGCGGGAGCAGCAGTGCCGCAACCAGTCGACGGCTGATGCCACAAAGCAAAAGACACGCTGACGAAAAATTTTCAAGAAGAGAGATTGATCATCTGCGAGAAAAATTCAATCCAGAAATAGAGAAAATCATGAAAATATCCTATCTCATAATAATTTGCACTGTTCTACTTGTCAGCGGGGCCATCAGCATTGGGTCGACGGACATCATTGGCAAGGCCGGTGAGACCACACCGATCACTAACGGGTGGATGTTCGCCGAGCGGCAGATTGATGAAGAGACTCCTCATAGACAGCTACGGCTACTCCACAAGATCAATACCGATGCGGCTTACAAGGCGGCGGAGAACAGTCAACCCTCAATGGAGTCCGACGACAAGGGTGAATCCGTTCAGCCCCGTCGCCTTCATGTCAGCCGTGAACAATTGACCATTTTCTCCTTGTATCTACTTTCGATGAAGCCATTAGGGCACGTGTAAGCGAGCGCATGGCGATGAACGCTAATAAGGCTATTCAGACCAAAGCGGAAGTGGTCTCACTCACGAGCGAGGTCCCGGTTATTCTGATCCGTTGATCCTAGTGGGCCTGGGCAGCTTGTCGATCTCAGGGGATAGTTCTCACGGAAAAGTGTCTCAGGGAAAAGAGAAAGACTCACGCATCGGGAAACACATGACCCGTTGAAATCAAAATGGGCGATGCTTCGCAAGTGCATGCCAAACCATTTCTGACAAAAGGTCTCCTTTTAAAGTGATAAAAAAACACATTCTCGTGGTTGATGATGATCCTTCCTTGAGGGCCCTATTCCAGGCTCTCCTGGAAAGTTATGGGTACACTAGCGAAACGGCAGCGAATGGCCTGGAAGCGCTGACCAGAATCGCGCAGGCCCCCTTTGACATTGTCCTGCTCGATTACATGATGCCAGGGATCACCGGCTTGGCGGTCTTACAGTATATGCAACGGCACCATCCGTCCACTCCGGTAATGATGCTGACCGGCCATTCCGAGGGACCGGTGGGCGCCCAGGCGCTCGCCGCGGGGGCGCGAGTCTGTTTATCCAAACCCTTTAACTGTGCGGAACTGAAAGAGGCCCTGAACTCTATGGTTGAAATGCATGCGTAAGACCAGTCGTATCCGGGCAGGTGGCTTCACCAGAAGTTGCTCACCCTTGTCACCTTAAGAGGATGTATGGAACCTAAACGAACACCCTCGTTCAATCCCAAAACCTTCCTGAGGCAAGTCGGGAACGGTAAGACCATTATGTTGTGTAAAAAAAACCGTGTTCTTTTTTCGCAAGGAGAGACGGCGGATGCCGTCTATTACATTCTGGAGGGAAAAGTCACGCTCACGGTTGTTTCCCAACGCGGCAAAGAGGCCGTTGTGGCGATTCTGGAGCCAGCGACCTTTTTTGGGGAAGCCTGCCTCACGGGGCAGGTGTTGCGCCTGGAGGCCGCGACCACGGTGGGTGTCGCAAAAATCGTTCGCATTGGCAAAGCGGCCATGGTCCGGGTGCTTCACGACGAACCCACCTTTTCCGAACTGTTCCTCACGCATCTCCTGGCTCGAAACCTCCGCATCCAAGAGGATCTGGTCGATCAACTCTTCAATTCCAGCGAGAAGCGGCTGGCCCGCGTGCTGCTTCTCATGGCCCATTTTGGGAAAGAAAGCAAGCCGGAGGCCGTCATTGCGAAATTGAGTCAGGAAACGCTTGCGGAAATGATCGGCACCACGCGCTCTCGCGTCAGTTTCTTCATGAATAAGTTTCGCAAACTGGGCTTCATTGAATACAACGGCGGATCGAACAAAGAGTTGCACGTGCACAGCTCCCTCCTGAACGTCGTGCTCCACGACTAAGATTCCTTTTCCCCTTCCACTATGCCGGTTCCGGGGAATTGATCCAGATCGAGTTTTGCCGTATCTCCCCCATCATCAATTCTGAGCAAAATTGACCAGACAGGTTTTGTCCGGAGGCCTATTATTCAGGTAAGGGCAGTTTACACAAGCAGACCTCTATCTCCCCCGCTCAAGGAAGGTGGATTCATCCGCAAGAGGGCCTGCCATGAATTGTCCACCGGTCGTCTAGCCAAAAATGGATCTGCTGTGGGTTGTATCTTTCGCTGAACCATGTCGGCGGAGGGAGGCGATACCTGGTGTGAGCCGAACATCATTCGGCGATTTTGAGAATAGGCCTGCGGAGGAACAGTTATTTCGTATGGGAGGTCGTGGCTAACCAGGAGGTCATCATGAATGGTATGAATTGTCCACGTTGCGGGGGATTTCAGATGTTGGACCAGTTTTACGGCCTAGAAAATAATGGATCTGTATGGATGTATGATGGCGTGCGGTGCCTCAATTGTGGATCCATCGAAGAGCCCATGAGGGAAAAAAGGGAGGCTATCCCTTCGCTCCGCGCGGAACGGGCCAATCAGCATGCATTGAGCGTGCGGACAGTGGCAGCTCGATAGGTAAAAGCGGTCTCTGGCCATCTCGAAATATGGTAACACTGGGGTCATGTTGGTATGGAGCCGTGAAGGCCCTCAGCGGCCACGTGGCCCTGGGGGGCTGTGGTGAATCCTTCTCGGACCATTTCGCGCGAAGGGAAGATGTGTGAAGAACAAAAATCAATGAGCGAGTCAAGAATACAAAATACCGTCTGCGCAGGGTGAACTTGGGGAGGGAATGGGAGCAGTGTCATTCTATATAATTT
Above is a window of Candidatus Nitrospira neomarina DNA encoding:
- a CDS encoding ferritin-like domain-containing protein, with the protein product MKTPRARERKGLKNSTITSGFKDKANMVVKLLNEALATEIVCVLRYKRHYFMAAGISSFSAKAEFLQHALEEQAHADQLAERIVQIGGEPNLAPEGFLNRSYPEYVEGESLREMITKDLIAKRMAINSYRAWVASIGAYDPTTCKILEGILAQEEEHAEDRASLLKILGPEVMSHRPTR
- a CDS encoding DUF3309 family protein — its product is MHMNTILLVILILLLLGALPTWPHSANWGYGPSGGLGLVLLILVILWLTGRL
- a CDS encoding DUF1499 domain-containing protein, with amino-acid sequence MTKMVLMFFLFMAMMAHGATEGELQIQDHRFTPCPDSPNCVSTLSDTEEHGIAPYRYEKTLAEAKAVLKQVVGELSRTELVQEEEVYLHYAVRSFLFRFVDDVEFLFEDATKTIHFRSASRVGYSDLGVNRKRMEEVRSLLEGRI
- a CDS encoding CsbD family protein gives rise to the protein MNADQIKGKWRQFKGELKQQYGKFIDDAMQQIEGIDDMVFGKVQERYGDGKDEFMKREQQCRNQSTADATKQKTR
- a CDS encoding response regulator, which translates into the protein MIKKHILVVDDDPSLRALFQALLESYGYTSETAANGLEALTRIAQAPFDIVLLDYMMPGITGLAVLQYMQRHHPSTPVMMLTGHSEGPVGAQALAAGARVCLSKPFNCAELKEALNSMVEMHA
- a CDS encoding Crp/Fnr family transcriptional regulator, with amino-acid sequence MEPKRTPSFNPKTFLRQVGNGKTIMLCKKNRVLFSQGETADAVYYILEGKVTLTVVSQRGKEAVVAILEPATFFGEACLTGQVLRLEAATTVGVAKIVRIGKAAMVRVLHDEPTFSELFLTHLLARNLRIQEDLVDQLFNSSEKRLARVLLLMAHFGKESKPEAVIAKLSQETLAEMIGTTRSRVSFFMNKFRKLGFIEYNGGSNKELHVHSSLLNVVLHD